The nucleotide sequence CGACGGCGTAGGCGGCCGAAGCGTTCTTGAGGTTGTGGTTGCCGGGCACCTGCAGCGTCAGCGGCCCCGACTCCTGCCCGTAGGTGAGGGTGGCTGTCACTCCCCCGCTGGCCAGCGCGCGCACGTCGTCGAAGCGGACGTCCGCGTCGGCGGCCTCGCCGTAGGTGATGACCTCCCTGCCCTCCGCCCGCAGCCGGTCGGCCAGGGCGCGCGAGCCGGCGTCGTCGACGTTGATGACGACGTGGCGGACCGACGGCCCGGTGGCGAACTCGTGGAACCCCTCGGCGTAGGCCTCCGGGGTGCCCCAGTTGACGAGGTGGTCCGCCTCCACGTTGGTGATCACGGCGATCTCGGTCGGATACTGCAGGAAGGAGGCGTCGGACTCGTCGGCCTCGACGACGAAGGCGTCGCCGGAGCCGAGCTCCGAGCTCACGCCGGACGTGGACAGCGCCCCGCCGATCACGTAGCTCGGGTCCCGGCCGGCCCCGCTGAGCATGGTCGCGGTCATGGCGGTGGTGGTGGTCTTCCCGTGCGTGCCGGCGATCGCCACGCCCCGCCTGCCGAGCATGAGCGCGGCGAGCGCCGCGGAGCGGTGCCACACGCGCAGTCCGCGCCGCCTTGCCTCGGCCAGCTCGACGTTGTCCTCGCGGATGGCCGAGGAGATGACGACGGTCTCGGCGTCGCCGAGGTGGCCGACGTCGTGCCCGACCCAGGTGCGCACGCCGACGCGCTCGAGGCTGCGCAGCGCCCTCGAGTCGGACTGGTCGGAGCCGGTGGTCGGGACGCCGAGCTCCGCGTAGAGGCGCGCGACCCCGCTCATGCCGGAGCCTCCGGCGGCGATGAAGTGCACCGGGCCGACGTCACGGGCGTCGACGACCTCGACGGGGCTGAGCAGCATCAGTTGCCTTTCTTCCGGGCGATCTCGAGGACGGCCCCCGCGAGGACGTCCGCGGCGTCGGAGGGATACAGCTCACGACAGGCGGCGGACATGCGCGTCAGGCGTCCGGGGTCGGCAAACGATGACGTCACCAACCCGGCCAGTCTATCCGGGGTCAGGGAGGAGTCCTCGACCAGCCACCCGGCGTCCGCCGCCACGAGCTCCGCGGCGTTGCGGCCCTGCTCCCCGTTGCCCCACGGCAGCGGCACGAAGATCACGGGCAGCCCGCTCACGGCGGTCTCCATCACCGTCCCGGCACCCGCCCGGCCGAGCATCAGGTCCGCGGCGGTGTAGGCGTGCGCCATGTCCGAGACATAGGGCACCGGCACGTAGGCGGCGCCGGAGGCGTGCCGCACGACGGTGTCCGCATCCGTGTAGTTCTTCATCCCGAGCACGTGCAGGATCTGGATGCCGGCGGCCAGGATCTGCTCCCTGGCCCCGTCGACGGCCGCGTTGATGCTGACGGCCCCCTGCGAGCCGCCCGACACGAGCAGCGTCGGCCGCTCGGGGTCGAGGCCGAACTCCGCGCGGGCCTCGGCCGGGGTCTGCGTCGGGTGCGTGATGGAGCGCTTCATCGGCAGCCCGATCAGGCGCGACCCGCGCATGGTGGTCTCGGGGAACGTCGTGGCCACGTAGGCGGCGAACCTGGCACCGACCTTGTTGGCGATGCCCGGCAGCTTGTTCGCCTCATGCACGACGACGGGGACGCCAAGCGTGCGGGCGGCGAGGTAGGCCGGGATGGAGACGTAGCCGCCGAAGCCCACCAGCGCATCGGCGTGTGCCTCCTTGAGCACCCGGCGCGCCTGGCGCACGGAGCGGGTCAGCGTGTACGGCAGCCGGACGAGGTCGAGGTTGACGGTGCGCGGGAGCGGCACCGGATCCACCAGCCTGAGCGTCA is from Tessaracoccus palaemonis and encodes:
- the murC gene encoding UDP-N-acetylmuramate--L-alanine ligase; this encodes MMLLSPVEVVDARDVGPVHFIAAGGSGMSGVARLYAELGVPTTGSDQSDSRALRSLERVGVRTWVGHDVGHLGDAETVVISSAIREDNVELAEARRRGLRVWHRSAALAALMLGRRGVAIAGTHGKTTTTAMTATMLSGAGRDPSYVIGGALSTSGVSSELGSGDAFVVEADESDASFLQYPTEIAVITNVEADHLVNWGTPEAYAEGFHEFATGPSVRHVVINVDDAGSRALADRLRAEGREVITYGEAADADVRFDDVRALASGGVTATLTYGQESGPLTLQVPGNHNLKNASAAYAVGRLLGLTHDDAVAALGRFVGTLRRFQLITDTAGIRVYDDYAHHPTEIHAALSAARRATEAGNEATGLNGRLIACFQPHLYSRTMDFVEEFGEVMTEPDIAVINDICGAREDPIPGVTGELVVDSARRHGQENLVYVKDKYDLPEALNDIARPGDLIITLGCGDVTIVGPLLATLLADRPEASAP
- the murG gene encoding undecaprenyldiphospho-muramoylpentapeptide beta-N-acetylglucosaminyltransferase; protein product: MTSIVLAGGGTAGHTSPLIATAKAIVERDPQASITCIGTPKGLETRVIPEAGLTLRLVDPVPLPRTVNLDLVRLPYTLTRSVRQARRVLKEAHADALVGFGGYVSIPAYLAARTLGVPVVVHEANKLPGIANKVGARFAAYVATTFPETTMRGSRLIGLPMKRSITHPTQTPAEARAEFGLDPERPTLLVSGGSQGAVSINAAVDGAREQILAAGIQILHVLGMKNYTDADTVVRHASGAAYVPVPYVSDMAHAYTAADLMLGRAGAGTVMETAVSGLPVIFVPLPWGNGEQGRNAAELVAADAGWLVEDSSLTPDRLAGLVTSSFADPGRLTRMSAACRELYPSDAADVLAGAVLEIARKKGN